A genomic region of Bradyrhizobium sp. CCGB12 contains the following coding sequences:
- a CDS encoding alpha/beta fold hydrolase, with the protein MSTTETVLLIILAVLVVLILGNIAFQVAAERKNPPIGDFIECDGVRLHYVERGDAGAPCVVLFHGNGTMIQDLILSGLVDRLAHNYRVICFDRPGFGYSARPRTRIWTPTTQASLFAQALDQLGVRNPVVLGHSWGTLVAIALALRSGYAVSGLVLVSGYYFPTSRMDFWLMSGPALPLFGDLMRYTISPIISWAIMPKLMRTLFAPRAIPPEFKNEFPISLTLRPKQLRAAAEESAFLIPAAAQLQRQYRDIQCPVRIVHGKDDRLIEASQSRRLHEALTRSLLQLVENAGHMVTYADPPGIADAVATLGSPHQ; encoded by the coding sequence ATGTCCACAACTGAAACGGTCCTGCTGATCATTTTGGCCGTACTTGTCGTTCTGATACTCGGCAATATCGCATTTCAGGTGGCGGCGGAGCGAAAGAATCCGCCGATCGGCGACTTCATCGAGTGCGACGGGGTGCGCCTACACTATGTCGAACGGGGAGATGCCGGCGCGCCTTGCGTGGTCCTGTTCCACGGGAATGGCACCATGATTCAGGATCTCATCCTAAGTGGTCTGGTCGACCGATTGGCGCACAACTATCGCGTCATTTGCTTCGACCGGCCCGGATTTGGCTACAGCGCCCGCCCGCGTACGCGCATCTGGACGCCCACAACGCAAGCTTCCTTGTTCGCGCAGGCGCTTGATCAGCTTGGAGTGCGCAATCCCGTGGTGCTGGGCCACTCCTGGGGAACGCTGGTGGCGATCGCGCTGGCGCTGAGAAGCGGCTACGCCGTGAGTGGGCTCGTGCTTGTGTCCGGCTATTATTTTCCAACCTCTCGGATGGACTTTTGGCTCATGTCGGGTCCGGCGTTGCCACTGTTCGGCGATCTGATGCGCTACACTATCTCGCCGATCATATCGTGGGCCATTATGCCGAAGCTGATGCGCACGTTGTTCGCGCCGCGTGCTATTCCGCCGGAATTCAAGAACGAATTTCCGATCTCATTGACTCTCCGACCTAAGCAGTTGAGGGCGGCCGCCGAGGAGAGCGCGTTCCTTATCCCAGCTGCCGCGCAGTTGCAGCGTCAATATCGGGACATACAGTGCCCCGTTAGGATCGTGCACGGAAAGGATGACCGACTCATCGAGGCCAGCCAATCGCGCCGCCTGCACGAGGCGTTAACCCGCTCCCTGCTGCAGCTGGTCGAGAATGCCGGTCACATGGTTACCTATGCAGATCCGCCGGGAATAGCGGATGCCGTGGCGACGCTGGGCTCACCGCACCAGTGA
- the mdoH gene encoding glucans biosynthesis glucosyltransferase MdoH codes for MGTLSTAPQPIASDIASQRLLPRESPLPMAPGDLGKNRVSERVPAPVANTMVWRRSVILLSTAALTGAGGYEMYRVLQVGGITVLEAMVLALFLLLLAWVAFSFSSAVAGFFVLLAHRPDEDAVASGTEPPPIASRTAMLLPTYNEDPHRLTARLRAIIESLNATSNGTLFDWFVLSDSTDPDTWVAEEKALLALRQAVGTPRLYYRHRADNTARKAGNISEWVTRFGGVYDFMIVLDADSLMSGETIVRLVHAMENNPTAGLVQTLPMIVNARSLFSRVQQFAGRLYGPMIAAGVAWWHGSEGNYWGHNAVIRVGAFAEAAALPQLRGRKPFGGHILSHDFVEAALMRRAGWGIYMLPTLGGSYEEVPPSLLDFAARDRRWCQGNLQHLAVVPSRGLHWVSRLHFMVGIVAYLTAPLWLFFLLLGMLISLQARFVRPEYFPKGFSLFPTWPAQDPVLAIWVFVATMGLLLLPKLLALALVWTRRSVRRQFGGALRASAGVFAEIVVSALMAPVMMIFQSIAVFEILAGGDAGWQTQRREDGAVERRELYRKYGIPTACGIAMAASAYAVSLPLLLWMSPVVLGLLFAVPIGALTARPVLGKLFATPEEGAPPPVLRRANELSAVANIGIKSALAELRNDAALLAFHVAQLPPPRVVRPDAIDANLAVGRAKIDASDTFEEAAAHLSSRELLSILNDESVLSSVLQKR; via the coding sequence ATGGGCACCCTGAGCACAGCACCGCAACCGATCGCCAGTGACATCGCAAGCCAGCGCCTGTTGCCGCGCGAGTCCCCCCTTCCCATGGCTCCCGGCGATCTCGGCAAGAACCGGGTATCGGAGCGCGTTCCTGCGCCGGTCGCCAACACGATGGTATGGCGGCGCAGCGTCATCCTCCTCTCAACGGCGGCGCTCACCGGGGCGGGCGGGTATGAGATGTATCGTGTGCTGCAGGTCGGCGGCATCACCGTCCTCGAAGCAATGGTGTTGGCGCTCTTTCTGCTCCTGCTCGCCTGGGTCGCCTTTTCATTCTCGTCCGCGGTGGCCGGCTTCTTTGTGCTGCTGGCCCACCGTCCGGACGAGGATGCCGTAGCGTCCGGCACCGAACCGCCGCCCATCGCAAGCCGCACCGCCATGCTGCTTCCCACCTACAACGAAGATCCACATCGACTGACGGCCCGGCTGCGCGCGATCATCGAATCCTTGAATGCGACCTCAAACGGAACGCTGTTCGACTGGTTCGTTCTGAGCGACAGCACCGATCCGGACACCTGGGTCGCCGAGGAAAAGGCGCTGCTCGCTTTACGACAGGCCGTCGGAACGCCTCGGCTGTACTACCGCCACCGCGCCGACAACACCGCGCGCAAAGCCGGCAACATTTCCGAGTGGGTCACACGGTTCGGCGGCGTGTACGACTTCATGATCGTGCTCGACGCGGACAGTCTCATGAGCGGGGAGACTATCGTCCGATTGGTACATGCCATGGAGAACAATCCGACCGCGGGGCTCGTCCAGACGCTTCCAATGATCGTCAACGCGCGAAGTCTGTTCAGCCGCGTTCAGCAATTTGCCGGGCGTCTGTACGGACCGATGATTGCCGCCGGCGTCGCCTGGTGGCACGGCTCCGAAGGCAATTATTGGGGACACAACGCGGTCATCCGTGTGGGGGCGTTTGCCGAAGCGGCCGCGCTACCGCAGCTTCGGGGACGGAAGCCGTTCGGCGGGCACATCCTCAGCCACGATTTCGTCGAGGCCGCGCTGATGCGGCGGGCCGGGTGGGGCATCTACATGCTGCCGACGCTCGGCGGAAGCTACGAAGAGGTGCCGCCTTCGCTGCTCGATTTTGCGGCCCGCGACCGACGCTGGTGTCAGGGCAATCTTCAGCACCTCGCTGTCGTCCCTTCCCGAGGCCTCCATTGGGTCTCACGCCTGCATTTCATGGTGGGCATAGTGGCCTATCTGACGGCGCCGCTATGGCTATTCTTCCTGCTGCTGGGGATGCTGATCTCGCTGCAGGCCCGCTTTGTGCGACCGGAGTATTTTCCGAAGGGTTTCTCGTTGTTTCCGACCTGGCCGGCCCAGGATCCCGTGCTCGCCATCTGGGTGTTCGTCGCCACCATGGGTCTGCTGCTGTTGCCGAAGCTGCTCGCCCTGGCCCTCGTCTGGACGCGGCGATCGGTACGCAGACAATTCGGCGGCGCGTTGCGTGCATCTGCCGGGGTTTTCGCGGAGATCGTCGTGTCCGCGTTGATGGCGCCCGTGATGATGATTTTCCAGTCTATCGCAGTCTTCGAGATCCTCGCCGGGGGCGATGCGGGCTGGCAGACGCAACGGCGCGAGGACGGCGCGGTGGAGCGCCGCGAGCTCTACCGGAAATACGGCATCCCGACCGCGTGCGGCATTGCCATGGCAGCAAGCGCTTACGCCGTTTCGCTCCCCCTCCTGCTCTGGATGTCACCGGTCGTCTTGGGGCTGCTGTTTGCCGTTCCAATAGGGGCGCTGACCGCCAGACCTGTGCTCGGCAAGCTGTTCGCCACGCCGGAAGAAGGAGCGCCGCCTCCGGTCCTGCGCCGAGCGAACGAATTGAGCGCGGTGGCGAATATAGGGATCAAATCCGCGCTGGCGGAGCTGCGCAACGACGCCGCCCTTTTAGCCTTTCACGTCGCGCAGTTGCCGCCTCCTCGCGTCGTCCGGCCCGACGCGATCGACGCCAACTTGGCCGTCGGCCGCGCAAAGATCGATGCGAGCGATACCTTCGAGGAGGCCGCCGCGCATCTGTCGTCTCGGGAGCTTCTTTCGATCTTGAATGACGAGTCGGTGCTGTCGTCGGTGTTGCAGAAGCGATGA
- a CDS encoding glucan biosynthesis protein G produces the protein MNRRQLIQGSAVLPALLLASRSGFAAARPSDEAFGPSAVRDLARMLAGKPYEPPDEKLPSGLKDLDYDQYRSIRFLPERALWRGKNLPFEAQFFHRGFFYKNRVNIFEVAEGKASEFKYRKADFSFGEKVPAFEDIDLGFAGFRIHAPMNRADYYDEVCVFLGASYFRAVAKGQTYGLSARGLSIDTGEAKGEEFPLFKAFWLERPAPGATSLVIHALLDSKSCAASYRFTVRPGDTTVFDVELSVYPRVEMQRAGLAPMTSMFFYGPNDRNDIDDFRPSVHDSDGLAVFNGKGESLWRPLSNPRDLQISTFQDLNPRGFGLMQRERNFFAYQDIESSFEKRPSLWMEPIGDWGEGGVMLFEIPTKEEVHDNIAAFWRPKNPLQAKGEHNYTYRLHWGPDSPKAHSLARFTRSGIGAKGEDARLVVLDLLGDNLKGVDPAVVKGVVTAEKSQVKNIVTQPNPYTPGWRLSFQCQVKGEPIELRAFLAEGDKPLSEVWVYRWAP, from the coding sequence GTGAACCGACGCCAGCTTATTCAAGGGTCGGCGGTACTGCCGGCGTTGCTGCTCGCTTCGCGAAGCGGTTTCGCCGCCGCTCGTCCGTCGGACGAGGCGTTCGGGCCGTCTGCGGTGAGGGACCTGGCTCGTATGCTGGCGGGCAAACCGTATGAGCCGCCGGACGAGAAGCTGCCGAGCGGATTGAAGGACCTCGACTACGATCAGTATCGTTCGATCCGCTTCCTGCCCGAGCGCGCGCTCTGGCGCGGCAAGAATCTTCCGTTCGAAGCGCAGTTCTTCCATCGCGGCTTCTTCTACAAGAACAGAGTCAACATCTTCGAGGTCGCCGAGGGCAAGGCCAGCGAGTTCAAGTATCGCAAGGCGGACTTCTCCTTCGGCGAAAAGGTCCCGGCGTTCGAAGACATCGATCTCGGCTTCGCGGGCTTCCGCATACACGCGCCGATGAACCGAGCCGACTACTACGACGAGGTCTGCGTCTTCCTCGGCGCGAGCTACTTCCGCGCCGTCGCCAAAGGGCAGACGTATGGGCTATCCGCTCGCGGGCTTTCGATCGATACGGGCGAAGCCAAGGGCGAGGAATTTCCGCTCTTCAAGGCCTTCTGGCTCGAGCGGCCGGCGCCAGGAGCGACATCGTTGGTGATCCATGCTCTGCTCGACAGCAAAAGCTGCGCAGCGAGCTACCGATTCACCGTACGGCCCGGAGACACGACGGTCTTCGACGTCGAGTTGTCGGTTTACCCGCGCGTCGAAATGCAGCGGGCCGGGCTCGCGCCGATGACCAGCATGTTCTTCTACGGTCCCAACGACCGGAACGACATCGACGATTTCCGCCCGTCCGTCCATGATTCCGATGGGCTGGCGGTTTTCAACGGGAAGGGCGAAAGCCTATGGAGGCCGCTTAGCAACCCCCGCGATCTTCAGATCAGCACCTTTCAGGATCTCAATCCGCGCGGCTTCGGTTTGATGCAGCGGGAGAGAAACTTCTTCGCCTATCAGGACATCGAATCCAGCTTCGAAAAACGCCCAAGTCTCTGGATGGAGCCGATCGGGGATTGGGGCGAGGGCGGCGTCATGCTGTTCGAGATCCCCACCAAGGAGGAGGTCCACGACAACATCGCCGCATTCTGGCGGCCTAAAAATCCACTACAGGCAAAGGGCGAACACAACTACACCTATCGGCTGCATTGGGGGCCCGATAGCCCAAAAGCGCATTCGCTCGCCAGATTCACGCGAAGCGGGATCGGGGCGAAGGGTGAGGATGCGCGCCTCGTCGTGCTCGATCTGCTCGGTGATAACCTGAAAGGCGTCGATCCTGCTGTCGTCAAGGGTGTGGTGACGGCGGAGAAGTCCCAGGTGAAGAACATCGTCACGCAGCCCAATCCCTACACCCCTGGTTGGCGGCTGAGCTTCCAGTGCCAGGTGAAGGGGGAGCCAATCGAGCTGCGGGCGTTTCTGGCCGAAGGCGACAAGCCCTTGTCGGAAGTTTGGGTTTATCGATGGGCACCCTGA
- a CDS encoding FAD-binding oxidoreductase produces MTTFEFMAARSIVLGTGAMTDPPSLRAGPSGAVLVEFASSSRHLDLDELMEAVLAEAIESGWIDDALLAQSGSQRTAMWLLRETIPEGEKRRNGSVKHDISVPLSSIQRFLDLAGSQVRSYDADLELSVYGHVGDGNLHYNVLVPPDVDRLEFTKRMESSLSLQLYDTAAALGGTFSAEHGVGRFKKHLLERYGDVGRIAAMRRIKTAFDPADIMNAGAVVPPLEMKSAR; encoded by the coding sequence CTGACCACGTTCGAATTCATGGCGGCCCGCTCCATCGTGCTCGGGACCGGGGCAATGACCGACCCGCCCTCCCTGCGAGCGGGCCCATCAGGCGCTGTCCTCGTCGAGTTCGCCTCTTCATCACGCCATCTCGATCTCGACGAACTGATGGAAGCGGTTCTGGCCGAGGCGATCGAGTCCGGCTGGATAGATGACGCATTGCTGGCGCAGAGCGGATCACAGCGGACCGCGATGTGGCTGCTCCGCGAGACCATCCCCGAGGGTGAAAAGCGCCGGAACGGATCCGTCAAGCACGACATCTCGGTACCGCTTTCCTCCATTCAGCGCTTTCTCGATCTGGCCGGCTCGCAGGTGCGGTCGTATGACGCCGACCTTGAACTGTCCGTCTACGGCCATGTCGGCGACGGCAATCTGCACTACAACGTGCTCGTTCCTCCCGATGTCGACCGCCTGGAATTCACCAAGCGGATGGAAAGCAGCCTTTCGTTGCAACTCTACGACACGGCCGCGGCGCTCGGCGGCACGTTCAGCGCGGAGCACGGCGTCGGTCGTTTCAAGAAGCACCTTCTGGAGCGGTACGGCGACGTCGGGCGTATCGCGGCGATGCGCCGGATCAAGACCGCCTTTGATCCGGCGGACATCATGAACGCCGGCGCGGTCGTTCCTCCGTTGGAAATGAAGTCTGCCCGTTGA
- a CDS encoding FAD-binding oxidoreductase, whose product MSPHVERIHSDERLPAEADVVIVGGGILGSTAAYYLAKRGLSVALLEKGHVACEQSSRNWGWCRQQNRDRRELPLSVLSMRLWDELTRDINRDLGFRRCGLVYATHDEAVLAGWEKWREVAREYDVDTRVLSRAEVAERVPEARDKWVGGTYSERDGKAEPALAAPAIAEGARVLGATIHQGCAARALDLANGRIAGVHTEKGYIKTSAVLCAAGAWSSRFLRPLGISFPQASIRQTALRSTPTLNIGEAVSTPYCTITRRLDGSYTLAISGKANLEITPQAIRYSREFMPQFLRRLKNVRLGVGQSFVSGPDSMSALLTNDDRIFEQKRVLDPPPLKWLVSQVVESVRKTFPQLGEIEIDSAWGGFVDCTPDAVPVVSQVDGVQGLVLAAGCSGHGFGLGPGLGYLAAELVVNDTPCVDPTPFRLSRLVDGSKLDIAAI is encoded by the coding sequence ATGTCGCCCCACGTCGAGCGCATTCACAGCGATGAGCGTCTCCCGGCCGAGGCCGACGTCGTCATCGTCGGCGGCGGCATCCTCGGCTCCACGGCCGCCTATTATCTGGCGAAGCGCGGCCTCTCCGTGGCGCTCCTCGAGAAGGGCCACGTCGCCTGCGAACAATCGAGCCGAAACTGGGGTTGGTGCCGCCAGCAGAACCGCGACCGGCGCGAACTGCCGCTATCGGTGCTCTCCATGCGGCTGTGGGACGAACTCACGCGCGATATCAATCGGGACCTTGGATTTCGTCGCTGCGGTCTCGTCTATGCGACCCATGACGAGGCTGTGCTCGCGGGCTGGGAAAAGTGGCGCGAGGTCGCCAGGGAGTACGACGTCGATACCCGCGTGCTGAGCCGGGCGGAGGTGGCCGAGCGCGTCCCCGAAGCGCGCGACAAATGGGTTGGCGGGACCTATTCGGAGCGAGACGGCAAGGCCGAACCTGCGCTCGCCGCGCCGGCTATCGCTGAGGGGGCCAGAGTTCTGGGCGCCACGATCCACCAGGGATGCGCCGCGCGGGCGCTCGACTTGGCCAACGGCAGGATTGCGGGCGTGCACACGGAAAAGGGCTACATCAAAACCAGCGCGGTGCTGTGCGCCGCCGGCGCCTGGTCCTCGCGCTTCCTTCGGCCGCTCGGGATCAGTTTCCCCCAAGCGAGCATCCGGCAGACCGCGCTGCGTTCTACCCCGACGCTCAATATCGGCGAGGCGGTCTCGACACCCTACTGCACGATCACGCGCCGACTGGATGGCAGCTACACGCTTGCGATCAGCGGCAAGGCGAACCTCGAAATCACGCCCCAAGCGATTCGGTATAGCCGGGAATTCATGCCGCAATTCTTGCGTCGCCTGAAGAACGTCAGGCTCGGCGTCGGCCAATCGTTCGTTTCGGGGCCGGATTCGATGTCGGCGCTGCTGACCAACGACGATCGGATCTTCGAACAGAAACGCGTACTGGATCCTCCGCCCTTGAAATGGCTGGTGAGCCAAGTGGTGGAGAGTGTCCGCAAAACCTTCCCCCAACTCGGCGAAATAGAGATCGATAGCGCCTGGGGCGGCTTCGTCGATTGCACGCCGGATGCAGTGCCTGTGGTGTCGCAGGTGGACGGGGTGCAAGGCCTCGTCCTCGCGGCGGGCTGCTCGGGTCACGGCTTCGGTTTGGGCCCGGGGCTCGGCTATCTGGCCGCAGAGCTCGTCGTAAACGACACGCCTTGCGTCGATCCCACACCATTCCGGCTGTCGCGTCTGGTCGACGGCTCGAAGCTGGACATCGCCGCCATCTGA
- a CDS encoding GNAT family N-acetyltransferase has translation MNIRQATQRDSEAIWEIIGPVIRAGETYALPTDMTKAEAIRYWTGPDRDTFVAEDSRRLVGTYYLRANQLGGGSHVANCGYMTRAEARGKGVARAMCAHSLEEARGRGFRAMQFNFVVSTNSRAIILWRGMGFDEVGRLPDAFQRPSGEYADALVMFQKL, from the coding sequence TTGAATATTCGACAGGCGACGCAACGCGATTCTGAGGCCATTTGGGAGATCATCGGCCCGGTTATTCGGGCAGGCGAGACTTATGCGTTGCCAACCGACATGACGAAGGCAGAGGCGATACGTTACTGGACCGGCCCCGACCGGGACACCTTCGTAGCCGAGGATAGTAGGAGGTTGGTCGGCACCTACTACCTGCGAGCCAATCAACTCGGCGGCGGGTCCCACGTTGCCAATTGCGGTTACATGACGCGGGCCGAGGCTCGCGGGAAAGGCGTCGCCCGCGCAATGTGCGCGCATTCGCTTGAGGAGGCGCGCGGGCGGGGCTTCCGCGCCATGCAATTCAACTTCGTCGTAAGCACAAACAGCCGGGCCATCATCTTGTGGCGCGGAATGGGATTCGACGAGGTAGGACGATTACCGGACGCCTTTCAGAGACCGTCCGGCGAGTATGCGGACGCACTTGTCATGTTTCAGAAGCTGTAG
- a CDS encoding HAD-IA family hydrolase has protein sequence MQTLGVEFRPEEALRVYQSIPAWGPHPDVPDGLARIAGKIPLVILSNAMNEQIHDNVSLLGARFHAVYTAEQAQAYKPRSQAFEYMFDQLGCDPKDIMHVSSSFRYDQQPATDLCIGVRVFVGRGHEPSSPF, from the coding sequence GTGCAAACGCTGGGCGTCGAGTTCCGCCCAGAAGAGGCGCTACGCGTCTACCAATCGATTCCGGCCTGGGGCCCGCATCCGGACGTGCCGGATGGACTAGCGAGGATCGCTGGCAAGATCCCGCTGGTGATCCTGTCGAACGCCATGAACGAGCAGATTCACGACAATGTGAGTCTGCTGGGCGCCCGCTTTCACGCGGTATACACGGCCGAGCAGGCGCAAGCCTACAAGCCGAGGTCGCAAGCGTTCGAGTATATGTTCGACCAGCTTGGCTGCGATCCGAAGGACATCATGCACGTCTCGTCGAGCTTCCGCTACGATCAGCAGCCAGCGACCGATCTCTGCATCGGGGTACGAGTCTTCGTCGGGCGCGGGCACGAGCCCTCCAGCCCCTTTTAG
- a CDS encoding GntG family PLP-dependent aldolase, with translation MSNLAAIMSHCQRGEEYLCGSEAHTYLWEAGGAAVLGSVQPQPLPVRADGTIRMDDLHAAVKADDPHFAVTRLVTIENTFGGRVLPRDHLAEVVEFARERKLATHLDGARLFNAATALGVDVACLAEGFDSVSVCLSKGLGAPLGSVLVGDVRLIARARRWRKMLGGGMRQSGIIAAAGLYALDHHVDRLFEDHANARALADGLAGIEASSARNGSCCGGRSAPERCERHRHRASSPATPHRYGRPGSF, from the coding sequence ATGTCCAATCTCGCTGCGATCATGAGCCATTGCCAGCGCGGCGAGGAATATCTCTGTGGAAGCGAAGCTCATACCTATCTGTGGGAAGCTGGAGGCGCGGCCGTGCTCGGCTCGGTTCAGCCGCAGCCTTTGCCGGTCAGGGCCGACGGCACGATCCGCATGGACGATCTTCACGCCGCGGTTAAGGCCGACGATCCGCATTTCGCGGTTACCCGATTGGTCACGATCGAGAATACGTTCGGCGGGCGGGTACTGCCGCGAGACCATTTGGCCGAGGTCGTTGAGTTTGCACGGGAGCGTAAGCTCGCCACCCACCTTGACGGTGCGCGGCTATTCAACGCGGCCACGGCACTCGGCGTTGACGTCGCGTGTCTGGCAGAAGGCTTCGATAGTGTGTCGGTGTGCCTTTCAAAGGGACTCGGTGCGCCGCTTGGATCAGTGCTGGTTGGGGATGTCCGATTGATCGCGCGCGCACGCCGGTGGCGCAAGATGCTCGGCGGGGGGATGCGGCAATCCGGAATAATTGCAGCGGCGGGGCTGTACGCGCTCGACCATCATGTCGATCGCCTGTTCGAGGACCACGCTAACGCCAGGGCGCTCGCGGACGGACTTGCGGGAATCGAAGCGTCTTCGGCACGAAACGGAAGTTGTTGCGGCGGCAGGAGCGCTCCAGAGCGTTGTGAACGGCATCGGCATAGGGCTTCCAGTCCTGCAACACCTCATCGATACGGCAGACCTGGAAGTTTCTGA